In Leisingera sp. NJS204, the following are encoded in one genomic region:
- the regB gene encoding sensor histidine kinase RegB — MSDRIFRLTSGQEHSHWIRLRTLILLRWVAIAGQITAIAVAQYRFNLQLELGLCYLAIGISAAGNLIAIFAFPENKRLTEFENFLMVLFDLLQLAFLVYLTGGLNNPFALLVLGPVTISAAVMGLRSTLIIGATAVILVTLMAEFHLPLRTEQGFILRIPDVFIFGNWIAIVIAILFIGAYSFRVSNEMRSMSDALSATQLALSREQKLTDLGGVVAAAAHELGTPLATIKLASAELIEELDDRPDLREDAALIREQADRCRDILRGMGRVGNDDLHLRQAPFSTLVTEAAEPHMNRGKSVIYHEEPLEGGDFQQPTVMRKPEIIHGLRNLVQNAVDFSHSTVWIDAAWNNDRIILRICDDGQGFPPHLLGRIGDPFVRRRRGENELKQRPEYEGMGLGLFIAKTLLQRTGAQLRFANGADPFQTLSPYSERRGAIVEVAWPRKKIDAMADGGPVIGKNIPLEI, encoded by the coding sequence ATGAGCGATCGCATCTTCAGGCTGACAAGCGGCCAGGAACACAGCCACTGGATCCGGCTGCGGACCCTGATCCTGCTGCGATGGGTGGCCATTGCCGGACAGATCACCGCCATTGCCGTGGCGCAGTACCGCTTTAACCTGCAGTTGGAGCTGGGCCTGTGCTATCTGGCAATTGGCATTTCAGCCGCAGGCAATCTTATCGCCATCTTCGCTTTTCCGGAAAACAAACGCCTGACCGAGTTCGAGAACTTCCTGATGGTGCTGTTCGATCTTCTGCAGCTGGCCTTCCTGGTGTATCTGACCGGCGGGCTGAACAACCCCTTTGCCTTGCTGGTGCTGGGGCCGGTGACGATTTCCGCCGCCGTCATGGGGCTGCGCTCCACCCTGATCATCGGTGCCACCGCTGTCATTCTTGTCACCCTGATGGCAGAGTTCCACCTGCCACTGCGCACCGAACAAGGTTTCATCCTGCGCATTCCCGATGTGTTCATCTTCGGCAACTGGATCGCCATTGTCATCGCCATTCTGTTCATCGGCGCGTATTCCTTCCGGGTCAGCAACGAAATGCGCTCTATGTCGGATGCGCTCAGCGCCACCCAGCTGGCGCTGTCGCGCGAGCAAAAGCTGACCGATCTGGGCGGCGTGGTGGCGGCAGCGGCGCATGAGCTGGGCACACCGCTGGCCACCATAAAACTCGCCAGTGCCGAGCTGATCGAAGAGCTGGACGACCGCCCTGACCTGCGTGAAGATGCCGCGCTGATCCGTGAACAGGCCGACCGTTGCCGCGACATCCTGCGCGGCATGGGCCGGGTCGGCAATGACGATTTGCATTTGCGACAGGCGCCGTTTTCAACCCTGGTGACCGAAGCGGCAGAGCCGCACATGAACCGCGGCAAATCCGTCATCTACCATGAGGAGCCGCTGGAGGGAGGTGACTTCCAGCAGCCAACGGTGATGCGCAAGCCCGAGATCATCCACGGGTTGCGCAACCTGGTACAGAATGCAGTGGATTTCTCCCACTCCACCGTCTGGATAGATGCTGCCTGGAACAACGACCGGATCATTTTGCGGATCTGCGACGACGGCCAGGGATTTCCGCCGCATCTGCTGGGCCGAATTGGCGATCCGTTTGTGCGCCGCCGCCGAGGCGAAAACGAACTGAAGCAGCGGCCCGAGTACGAGGGCATGGGCCTGGGCCTGTTCATCGCCAAAACGCTGCTGCAGCGTACCGGTGCACAGTTGAGATTCGCCAATGGCGCAGACCCTTTCCAAACCCTCAGCCCCTACAGTGAACGGCGCGGCGCCATTGTCGAGGTTGCTTGGCCACGCAAAAAAATCGACGCCATGGCAGACGGCGGCCCTGTCATTGGGAAAAATATACCTTTAGAAATTTAA